The DNA segment CCCCTCAGCTTATTTCACCCGGCGCCGGTAAACGGTTCCCTCCCCAAATCCTGCTATAATTGTAAATTAAAAAGTCAAGTTTGTCTATGTGCTTTTCATCACAAACTGCTGGCGCGGCGCTATCGACCTCGTACCCGTTCCGCCGTCTCATTCGCACGGCGCGTCAAAATCTTCAAAAAGTTCCGCGACTTTTTTTAAAAGTTCCCGCGGCGTATAAGGTTTTTCCAGATAGCCCGCGGCGCCGTAACGCTCGGCGGTTGACGCTATCACTTCTCCCGGGAGCCCCGATATAATCAGGACTTTTGCCGGGATCCTATCCTTGTCCTTCAGCAGTTTCATGATATGATCTCCGCTCAAATACGGAAGCCGCAGATCCAGCAGCAC comes from the Candidatus Omnitrophota bacterium genome and includes:
- a CDS encoding response regulator, with translation VLLDLRLPYLSGDHIMKLLKDKDRIPAKVLIISGLPGEVIASTAERYGAAGYLEKPYTPRELLKKVAELFEDFDAPCE